In Octopus bimaculoides isolate UCB-OBI-ISO-001 chromosome 21, ASM119413v2, whole genome shotgun sequence, a single window of DNA contains:
- the LOC106876933 gene encoding zinc finger protein 665 encodes MMENELSKNQFKCNTQSKMINFPDEIGRKLYHCDICKKSFSQKSKLTTHKRIHTRGKPYHCDICGNSFSLRGNLTSHENIHTGKKPYHCDICGESFCKSSTLTTHKRIHTGEKPHHCDICGKSFSHGSTLTSHKRIHTGEKPYRCDICGKSFSRNGYLTTHKHIHTGEKPYCCDICGKSFSQTSELTAHRRIHTGEKPYCCDVCGKSCSQKSQLITHKRIHTGEKPYHCDICGKSFSASGHLTTHKFIHTGEKQHHCDICGKSFTHGSTLTTHKRIHTGERPYHCDICSKSFSRNSYLTSHKRIHTGEKPYRCDICGKSFFRNVDLTSHKHIHTGEKPYQCNICGKSVSQRSYLASHKLIHTGEKPHDCDICGKSFSLKSILTNHRYIHTGEKRYGCDICGKSFYRNDHLTKHKRVHTGEKPYHCDICGKSFSHVITLTNHKHNHTGDKPYHCDTCGKSFSQRYCLTRHKFIHTGKKPYN; translated from the coding sequence ATGATGGAAAACGAATTGTCCAAGAACCAGTTTAAATGTAACACACAGTCTAAAATGATTAATTTTCCTGATGAGATAGGAAGAAAAttataccactgtgatatctgtaaaaaatcattctctcaaaaaagtaAGCttactactcacaaacgtattcatacaagaggaaaaccatatcattgtgatatctgtggtaattcaTTTTCTCTAAGAGGTAACCTAACTAgtcatgaaaatatacatacaggaaaaaaaccatatcactgtgacatctgtggtgaatcattctgcAAAAGTAGTactttaactactcacaaacgtatacatacaggagaaaaaccacatcactgtgatatctgtggtaaatcattctctcatggaAGTACGTTAACatcacacaaacgcattcacacaggagaaaagccttaccgctgtgatatctgtggtaaatcattctctcgaaatggatatttaactactcacaaacatattcatactggagaaaaaccatattgttgtgatatctgtggtaaatctttctctcaaacaAGTGAGTTAACTGCTCACAggcgcattcatacaggtgaaaaaccatattgctgtgatgtctgtggtaaatcatgcTCTCAAAAAAGTCAGTTAATTACTCAtaagcgtattcatactggagagaagccgtatcactgtgatatctgtggaaaatcattctctgcaTCGGGTCACTTAACTACCCACAAatttattcatacaggagaaaaacagcatcactgtgatatctgtggtaaatcattcactcatGGAAGCACCTTGActacacataaacgtattcataccggagaaagaccatatcactgtgatatctgtagtaaatcattctcgcGAAATAGCTACTTAacttctcacaaacgtattcatacaggagagaaaccatatcgctgtgatatctgtggtaaatcattctttcgaAATGTTGACTTAACtagtcacaaacatattcatacaggagaaaaaccatatcagtgcaatatctgtggtaaatcagtCTCTCAAAGGTCTTACTTGGCCAGTCACAAActaatacatacaggagaaaaaccacatgactgtgatatctgtggtaaatcattctctttaaaatctatattaactaaccacagatatattcatacaggagagaaacgatatggttgtgatatctgtggtaaatcgttctatCGAAATGatcatttaactaaacacaaacgtgttcatactggagagaagccatatcattgtgatatctgtggtaaatcattctctcatgtAATTACCTTAACTAACCACAAACATAATCATACAGGAGacaaaccataccactgtgatacatgtggcaaatcattctctcaaagatactgcttaactagacacaaatttattcatacaGGGAAGAAGCCATATAactga